A DNA window from Parabacteroides johnsonii DSM 18315 contains the following coding sequences:
- a CDS encoding DUF58 domain-containing protein has translation METSELLKKVRRIEIKTRGLSRNIFAGQYHSAFKGRGMAFSEVREYQYGDDIRDIDWNVTARYVRPYVKVFEEERELTVMLLIDVSGSRDFGSVNVMKKEVITEIAATLAFSAIQNNDKIGVVFFSDKIEKFIPPQKGKKHILYIIRELIDFQPDKKQTNIAQALKYLTNAIKKRCTAFLISDFIDKDGFKDALTIANRKHDVVAIQVYDRRETELPAVGLMKIKDAETGQERWIDSSSARVRAAYKEWWDRRQAAMSDSFKKCRVDSVSVRTEDDYVKALIALFDKRN, from the coding sequence ATGGAAACAAGTGAACTATTAAAGAAGGTTCGACGGATTGAGATAAAGACGCGTGGCTTGTCCCGCAATATTTTTGCAGGACAATACCATTCTGCGTTCAAAGGGCGTGGTATGGCGTTTAGCGAGGTGCGCGAGTATCAATACGGAGATGATATCCGCGATATCGACTGGAACGTGACCGCCCGTTATGTCCGCCCCTACGTGAAGGTGTTTGAAGAAGAACGGGAGCTGACGGTGATGTTGCTGATCGACGTGTCGGGGAGTAGGGACTTTGGTTCTGTGAATGTAATGAAGAAAGAAGTCATTACGGAGATCGCTGCGACATTAGCCTTTTCGGCTATCCAGAACAACGACAAGATTGGCGTGGTGTTCTTCTCCGACAAGATCGAGAAGTTTATTCCTCCCCAGAAAGGGAAGAAACATATCTTGTATATCATTCGCGAACTGATCGACTTCCAGCCGGATAAAAAGCAGACCAATATTGCACAGGCATTGAAATATCTGACCAATGCGATCAAGAAGCGCTGTACGGCTTTCCTGATCTCCGACTTTATCGACAAGGATGGTTTCAAGGATGCCTTGACCATCGCCAACCGCAAACATGACGTGGTGGCCATACAGGTGTATGACCGCCGCGAGACGGAATTACCGGCTGTAGGGTTGATGAAGATCAAGGATGCGGAGACCGGACAGGAACGCTGGATAGACAGTTCTTCCGCCCGTGTACGGGCCGCCTACAAGGAATGGTGGGACCGCCGGCAGGCTGCTATGAGCGATTCGTTTAAGAAATGTCGTGTCGATTCGGTCTCTGTCCGTACGGAAGATGATTATGTGAAAGCATTGATTGCTCTTTTTGACAAACGTAATTAA
- a CDS encoding AAA family ATPase, which translates to MSQTVDIRELNERIESKSSFVNMITMGMDQVIVGQKHLVESLLIGLLSDGHILLEGVPGLAKTLAIKTLASLIDAKYSRIQFTPDLLPADVIGTMIYSQKSEEFQVKQGPVFANFVLADEINRAPAKVQSALLEAMQERQVTISENTYKLPSPFLVMATQNPIEQEGTYPLPEAQVDRFMLKVIINYPKKEEEKLIIRQNISGVKPDIKPILTKEEILEARKVVREVYLDEKIERYIVDIVFATRFPQEHGLANLSNMISFGASPRASISLALAARAYAFIKRRGYVIPEDIRAVCHDVMRHRIGLSYEAEANNLTSEEVISEILNKVEVP; encoded by the coding sequence ATGAGTCAGACAGTAGACATTCGTGAGTTGAACGAGCGAATTGAAAGTAAAAGTTCGTTTGTGAACATGATTACGATGGGTATGGACCAGGTAATTGTTGGACAGAAACATTTGGTTGAATCGTTATTGATCGGTCTGCTTTCAGATGGCCATATCCTGCTGGAAGGTGTGCCGGGATTGGCAAAGACATTGGCTATTAAGACACTGGCATCATTGATCGATGCGAAATACAGCCGTATTCAGTTTACGCCGGACTTGCTGCCGGCCGACGTGATCGGTACAATGATCTATAGTCAGAAAAGCGAAGAATTCCAAGTCAAACAAGGTCCCGTCTTCGCTAATTTTGTATTGGCGGATGAAATCAACCGTGCTCCGGCAAAGGTGCAGAGCGCCCTTCTGGAAGCGATGCAGGAACGTCAGGTGACAATCAGCGAAAATACATACAAGTTGCCGTCTCCTTTCCTGGTAATGGCAACCCAGAACCCGATCGAGCAGGAAGGAACCTATCCGCTGCCTGAAGCACAGGTAGACCGTTTCATGCTGAAGGTCATCATCAACTATCCGAAGAAAGAAGAGGAAAAGCTGATTATCCGTCAGAATATCTCCGGAGTGAAGCCGGACATCAAACCGATCCTGACGAAAGAGGAGATCCTCGAAGCCCGCAAGGTGGTCCGTGAGGTTTATCTGGACGAAAAGATCGAACGCTATATCGTAGATATCGTGTTTGCTACCCGCTTCCCGCAGGAACATGGTTTGGCAAACCTGTCTAACATGATCTCTTTCGGTGCCTCTCCGCGTGCATCCATCAGTTTGGCGCTGGCCGCCCGTGCGTATGCCTTTATCAAACGCAGAGGGTATGTGATCCCCGAAGATATCCGTGCCGTATGTCACGACGTGATGCGTCACCGTATCGGTTTGAGCTACGAAGCGGAAGCCAATAACCTGACATCCGAAGAGGTGATCAGCGAAATTCTGAACAAAGTCGAAGTCCCCTAA
- a CDS encoding HU family DNA-binding protein: MNNRLTIQDLAGLLAEYTGKDKNSSERFLREFIAVVSEGVYTDKLVKVKGLGTFKIIPVEKRESIHVNTGERFVIPEHYKFSFLPDKELRELVNKPFSFFETTELGENVDFTDMDIVSDEPEIKETEDESVEEVIPEENRLLQEEEALDTPEIQEASEDIGSQGVSETDEVSETPDILKPAESLEKTSETFEEAREIPVVDQPVCSVKEEEDEVARYSETSVGVDMSRNKLKLIIWVIVIFLACFGLCLSLNVFFFSKEAKDMLDLKKKVAVWKNRAAVGDSISLREDTVVVRDDAAPLPEDTLSKLPDMSSPEAEEPVLAPHAGSPDTKVKSETASPKVIARVKIEPGSRLTLISLKYYGSKLFWVYLYEYNKAIIKDPNNVPIGTVIEVPAPETYGIDRRDRSSVEKAAARQTEILSGKL, encoded by the coding sequence ATGAATAACCGGCTGACGATACAGGATTTAGCCGGTCTGTTGGCCGAATATACAGGCAAGGACAAGAATAGTTCCGAGCGCTTTTTAAGGGAATTCATAGCGGTCGTATCGGAAGGTGTCTATACGGATAAGCTGGTAAAGGTCAAAGGTCTCGGCACTTTTAAAATTATTCCGGTGGAGAAGCGTGAAAGCATCCATGTGAATACGGGGGAACGTTTTGTAATCCCGGAACATTATAAGTTTTCCTTTCTGCCGGATAAGGAACTGCGGGAGCTTGTCAATAAGCCGTTCTCTTTTTTTGAAACGACCGAACTGGGCGAGAATGTCGATTTTACCGATATGGATATCGTGTCGGATGAACCGGAAATAAAAGAAACGGAAGATGAATCGGTCGAGGAGGTGATACCTGAAGAGAATCGTTTGCTTCAGGAAGAAGAGGCTCTTGATACTCCTGAAATCCAGGAAGCTTCAGAAGATATAGGAAGTCAGGGAGTCTCGGAAACTGATGAGGTGTCAGAAACTCCTGATATATTGAAACCTGCTGAAAGCCTTGAAAAAACTTCTGAAACATTTGAAGAAGCCCGGGAGATACCGGTAGTAGACCAACCCGTTTGCTCCGTTAAAGAAGAAGAGGATGAAGTAGCTCGCTATTCGGAAACAAGCGTAGGTGTGGATATGTCCCGGAATAAACTGAAATTGATTATTTGGGTGATTGTTATCTTTCTGGCCTGTTTTGGTCTTTGTTTGTCCTTGAATGTTTTCTTTTTTTCCAAAGAAGCCAAGGATATGCTTGATTTAAAAAAGAAAGTGGCTGTTTGGAAGAATCGTGCTGCTGTAGGAGATTCCATCTCTTTGAGGGAAGATACTGTTGTGGTCAGGGATGATGCCGCTCCTTTACCGGAAGACACGCTTTCTAAATTGCCGGATATGAGTTCTCCGGAAGCAGAAGAGCCTGTATTGGCTCCTCATGCCGGTTCACCGGATACGAAGGTAAAGTCTGAAACTGCTTCGCCTAAAGTCATTGCCCGTGTCAAGATCGAGCCGGGAAGCCGCCTGACGCTGATCTCGTTGAAATATTACGGGAGCAAATTGTTCTGGGTATATCTGTATGAATATAACAAAGCCATCATTAAAGACCCGAATAACGTGCCTATCGGCACTGTGATTGAGGTGCCTGCACCGGAAACGTATGGCATCGACCGTCGTGACCGTTCTTCCGTCGAAAAAGCCGCTGCCCGCCAGACTGAGATACTGAGTGGCAAACTGTAA
- a CDS encoding HU family DNA-binding protein produces MKNKELVTELAARMGWTAQEVAETLSVLSSVVSSRLVDNDTIYLQGFGQFEVKKKAERISVNPSNGKRYLVPPKLVPVFKPGTTVKNKLKELGDHE; encoded by the coding sequence ATGAAAAATAAGGAACTGGTTACTGAACTTGCCGCTCGTATGGGCTGGACTGCACAGGAAGTCGCCGAAACGCTTTCTGTCCTGAGTTCCGTCGTCAGTTCGCGTCTGGTAGACAACGACACCATCTATTTGCAGGGTTTCGGCCAATTCGAGGTGAAAAAGAAAGCGGAACGGATCTCGGTCAATCCTTCAAACGGCAAACGGTATTTAGTCCCTCCCAAGCTCGTTCCGGTGTTTAAACCCGGAACGACAGTCAAGAATAAACTAAAAGAATTAGGCGACCATGAATAA